The following proteins come from a genomic window of Nicotiana tomentosiformis chromosome 12, ASM39032v3, whole genome shotgun sequence:
- the LOC138903012 gene encoding uncharacterized protein: MKAQALADHLVENPVDDEYKPLTTYFPDEEVNSIEEVVPYDNPLWKMYFDGAVNIKGVGIGAILISPIGQYYPATARLRFFCTNNTAEYEAYIMGLKMALDLDVHELLVMGDSDLLIRQAQGEWETRDIKLIPYRQCVQDLSKRFKSIEFRYIPRFHNELADALATLASMLPYPGNTHIDPLEIQVRNQHGYCNTIETEPDGEPWYHDIKRFLKTREYPEHAKGDQKRTIRRLASGCFLNGEILYKRTPYLNLLRCVDATKAERIMSEVHSGVCGPHMNGYVLAKKILRAGIKAVQNGDLKRANVTKGLPKDVQMRPISGSDDFPTESPVPKLGEEKKRKRAPNT; encoded by the exons atgaaagcacaggctCTGGCCGATCATTTGgtagagaatccagttgatgatgagtacaagccacttaccacatacttcccagacgaagaggtcaactcaatagaggaagtagttccatatgacaaccctctatggaaaatgtattttgatggagctgtcaatatcaaaggagttgggatcggggcaatcctcatctcacctattggacaatattaccctgcaacagcccgacttcggttcttctgtaccaataatacggcagaatacgaagcctatatcatgggtttgaaaatggccctcgatctggatgtgcatgaactattagttatgggagattctgacttgcttatccggcaagcccaaggtgaatgggagactcgagacatcaagcttattccatacagacaatgtgtacaagatttgagcaaaagattcaaatccatcgagttcaggtacattcccaggtttcacaacgagctagccgatgctttggctactttagcctcgatgctcccttatccgggaaacacccatatcgatccactagaaatccaagttcggaatcaacacggttattgcaatacaattgagacagaaccagatggtgaaccatggtatcatgacataaagcGTTTCCTGAAAAcgagagaatacccagagcatgccaagggagatcaaaaaagaactataaggaggctcgccagcggttgcttcctgaatggggaaattttgtacaaaaggaccccatatttgaacttgttgagatgcgtagatgccaCAAAAGCTGAGCGAATCATGAGTGAAGTacattcgggggtatgcggacctcacatgaatggatatgttttggcgaagaagattctgcgggcagg gatcaaagcagtgcagaatggcgatttaAAAAgggcgaatgtcaccaaag GTTTACCCAAGGATGTCCAAATGAGGCCCATATCCGGTAGTGATGATTTCCCCACTGAGTCCCCTGTTCCAAAACTAGgtgaagagaagaagagaaagagggCTCCGAATACCTGA